In one window of Flavobacterium ginsengisoli DNA:
- a CDS encoding M13 family metallopeptidase, with protein MKKQFAKPVFGVISAMFAITASQAQNAPKEPGINVSYMDTKISPSQDFFKYVNGTWLEKTEIPSDRTTWGSFNELIKKTDKDVMAVLQDASKNPKYKSNTDQGKAINLYNTYLDSIGRNKRGIEPLKPYLKKIDAIKNIADVQKYLVEMEKEGNAGFFGIYIGADDKDSSKNSVNLGPSELGLSDKDYYTSDDKDSKEKRAKYELHVARMLQFIGESPEKAKQSVAEILALETELSQPRLNRVERRDSRLQYNPMTIAELQKLTPSIKWNEYFAGLGIVKLESVIVSEPKYMAALETVFKENKVAQWKEYLKWDLLNNSATKLTTAIDNANFDFYSKTLRGAIKQLPADERGLAVVNRNVGEALGKLYVEKVFPAEAKTKALDMIHNVITAYQNRINNLTWMSTDTKAKAIEKLNKITIKVGYPDKWKDYSALTIKSIAEGGTYFENNKNIAKWNFQKGIEKLGKPVDKTEWHMSPQTVNAYYNPSYNEIVFPAAILQPPFYNYQADEAVNYGGIGAVIGHEISHGFDDSGARYNAEGNLVDWWTEDDLKQFTTLGNDLANQYSALEPLPGIHVDGHFTLGENIGDLGGINATYDGLQLYLKQHGDPGLIDGFTPEQRFFISWATVWRTKTRDEAIKNQVKTDPHSPGMYRAYVPIQNVDAFYKAFDIKKGDKMYVEPEKRVKIW; from the coding sequence ATGAAAAAACAATTTGCTAAACCTGTGTTTGGTGTGATATCTGCAATGTTTGCAATTACTGCATCCCAGGCACAAAATGCTCCAAAGGAACCGGGTATCAATGTTTCGTATATGGATACGAAAATTAGTCCAAGTCAGGATTTTTTCAAATATGTAAACGGTACTTGGCTAGAAAAAACAGAAATTCCAAGTGATCGTACGACTTGGGGAAGTTTTAATGAACTGATTAAAAAAACTGACAAAGATGTAATGGCAGTTTTGCAAGATGCTTCAAAAAATCCAAAGTACAAATCTAATACAGATCAAGGAAAAGCAATTAATCTGTACAATACTTATTTAGATTCTATTGGAAGAAATAAAAGAGGAATCGAGCCTTTAAAACCTTATCTGAAAAAAATCGATGCAATTAAAAACATTGCTGATGTTCAGAAATATTTGGTTGAAATGGAAAAAGAAGGAAATGCTGGATTTTTCGGAATTTACATTGGAGCTGATGATAAAGACAGTTCTAAAAACTCTGTAAATTTAGGTCCAAGCGAATTAGGGCTTTCTGATAAAGATTATTATACTTCTGACGATAAAGATTCGAAAGAGAAACGTGCAAAATATGAATTGCATGTTGCGAGAATGCTTCAGTTTATTGGAGAATCTCCAGAAAAAGCAAAACAAAGTGTCGCTGAAATTTTAGCTCTTGAAACAGAGTTGTCGCAACCAAGATTAAACAGAGTTGAAAGAAGAGACAGCCGTTTGCAATACAATCCAATGACAATTGCTGAACTTCAAAAGCTAACTCCATCGATCAAATGGAACGAATATTTTGCTGGTTTAGGAATCGTTAAATTAGAAAGTGTAATTGTGTCTGAGCCTAAATATATGGCAGCTTTAGAAACTGTTTTCAAAGAAAACAAAGTTGCACAATGGAAAGAATACTTAAAATGGGATCTGTTAAACAATTCTGCAACTAAGTTGACAACAGCAATTGATAATGCTAATTTTGACTTTTATAGTAAAACATTAAGAGGAGCAATTAAACAACTTCCTGCAGATGAGAGAGGGCTTGCAGTAGTAAATCGCAATGTTGGAGAAGCACTTGGTAAATTGTATGTAGAGAAAGTTTTTCCTGCCGAAGCAAAAACTAAAGCTCTTGATATGATTCATAACGTTATTACGGCTTACCAAAACCGTATAAACAATTTGACGTGGATGTCTACAGATACAAAAGCTAAGGCAATAGAAAAGTTGAATAAAATTACCATAAAAGTTGGATATCCTGACAAATGGAAAGATTACTCTGCATTAACAATCAAAAGTATTGCTGAAGGCGGAACATATTTTGAGAATAATAAAAACATTGCAAAATGGAATTTCCAAAAAGGCATTGAAAAATTAGGTAAACCAGTTGATAAAACAGAGTGGCATATGTCTCCTCAGACAGTAAACGCATATTACAATCCATCTTATAACGAAATTGTATTCCCAGCTGCAATCCTTCAGCCACCTTTCTATAATTATCAAGCTGATGAAGCAGTTAATTATGGTGGAATTGGTGCGGTAATCGGACACGAGATTTCTCACGGATTTGATGATTCTGGAGCACGTTACAATGCTGAAGGAAATTTAGTAGACTGGTGGACAGAAGATGATTTGAAACAGTTTACCACTTTAGGAAACGATTTGGCAAATCAATACAGTGCTCTTGAGCCATTGCCAGGCATTCACGTTGATGGTCATTTTACATTGGGTGAAAACATTGGAGATTTGGGAGGAATTAATGCGACTTACGATGGTTTGCAATTGTATTTGAAGCAACATGGAGACCCAGGTTTAATTGACGGATTTACTCCTGAGCAAAGATTCTTTATTTCTTGGGCTACCGTTTGGAGAACAAAAACAAGAGATGAAGCAATTAAAAACCAAGTAAAAACAGATCCGCACTCACCAGGAATGTACAGAGCTTATGTGCCAATTCAGAATGTTGATGCTTTCTACAAAGCTTTCGATATTAAGAAAGGTGATAAAATGTACGTTGAACCAGAAAAACGAGTTAAAATCTGGTAA
- a CDS encoding c-type cytochrome, which yields MKKVLFLSAVLAFASCKKETSEPTNATTESVSEGESAKAKSPEELGKQLFEGTGNCFACHQPDQKVVGPSIKEIAKIYKDKNGDIVTFLKGNAEPIVDPSQFEVMKTNFAITQAMSDEELKAIEAYIYSHLK from the coding sequence ATGAAAAAGGTATTATTCCTATCTGCAGTTTTAGCATTTGCTTCTTGCAAAAAAGAAACTTCTGAGCCAACAAACGCAACAACAGAATCTGTTTCTGAAGGAGAATCGGCGAAAGCCAAAAGTCCAGAAGAATTAGGAAAACAGCTTTTTGAAGGAACTGGAAATTGTTTTGCTTGCCATCAACCAGATCAAAAAGTAGTTGGGCCAAGCATTAAAGAAATTGCCAAAATCTATAAAGACAAAAATGGCGATATTGTTACTTTCCTGAAAGGAAATGCAGAACCAATTGTTGACCCAAGTCAGTTTGAGGTTATGAAAACCAATTTTGCGATAACACAGGCTATGTCTGATGAAGAATTAAAAGCAATTGAAGCTTACATCTACAGTCATTTGAAATAA
- a CDS encoding cupin domain-containing protein, protein MIVDKQNASHYLWGDNCDSWVLADTEGLSVKQESMPSGTKEKLHFHNHAQQFFFILKGTATFYHREKTEIVNANQGLLIEAKTQHYIANENQEQLDFLVISQTINK, encoded by the coding sequence ATGATCGTCGATAAACAAAATGCTTCTCATTATTTATGGGGAGACAATTGCGACAGCTGGGTTTTGGCAGATACTGAAGGTTTATCTGTCAAACAAGAAAGCATGCCAAGCGGAACCAAAGAAAAACTGCATTTTCATAATCATGCTCAGCAGTTCTTTTTCATTCTAAAAGGCACAGCAACTTTTTATCATAGAGAAAAAACTGAAATTGTAAATGCAAATCAAGGTTTGTTGATTGAAGCGAAAACACAGCATTATATTGCCAATGAAAACCAAGAACAATTGGATTTTTTAGTGATATCGCAGACCATCAACAAATAA
- the hemB gene encoding porphobilinogen synthase codes for MFPLQRGRRLRVNESIRSLVRETSLSPSDFMFPMFIAEGENVKVEIPSMPGIFRRSIDLTVEEVKELYDLGIRAVNIYVKVSENLKDNTGKEAWNSNGLMQQAIRAIKAACPEMIVMPDVALDPYSIYGHDGIIKDGDVENDSTVDALVKMAVSHAEAGADFVAPSDMMDGRVLRLREGLDAAGFQNVGIMSYSAKYASAFYGPFRDALDSAPKEADVVVPKDKKTYQMDYANRIEAIKEALSDVEEGADMVMVKPGIAYLDIVREIKNTVHVPVTVYQVSGEYAMIKAASERGWLDHDKIMMEQLMCIKRSGANLISTYFAKEVAILLNK; via the coding sequence ATGTTCCCATTACAAAGAGGCAGAAGATTAAGAGTAAATGAATCAATTCGTTCTTTAGTTCGTGAAACCAGTTTAAGTCCATCGGATTTTATGTTTCCAATGTTTATTGCTGAAGGAGAAAATGTAAAAGTCGAAATTCCGTCTATGCCTGGAATTTTCAGAAGATCTATAGATTTAACGGTTGAAGAAGTAAAAGAACTTTATGATTTAGGAATTCGCGCTGTAAATATTTATGTAAAAGTTAGCGAAAATCTAAAAGACAATACTGGAAAAGAAGCTTGGAATTCTAACGGATTAATGCAACAAGCTATTCGTGCCATAAAAGCTGCTTGTCCAGAAATGATCGTTATGCCAGATGTGGCTTTAGACCCGTATTCAATTTATGGTCATGACGGAATCATAAAAGATGGCGATGTAGAAAATGACAGCACAGTTGATGCTTTAGTAAAAATGGCCGTTTCGCACGCAGAAGCTGGTGCCGATTTTGTTGCGCCAAGTGATATGATGGACGGACGCGTTTTACGCCTTCGCGAAGGTTTAGATGCGGCAGGATTTCAGAATGTTGGAATTATGAGTTATTCTGCTAAATATGCTTCAGCTTTTTACGGTCCATTTAGAGATGCTTTAGATTCTGCTCCAAAAGAAGCTGATGTTGTGGTTCCAAAAGACAAAAAAACATACCAAATGGATTATGCCAACCGCATCGAAGCAATTAAAGAAGCTTTGTCTGACGTAGAAGAAGGCGCAGATATGGTTATGGTAAAACCAGGAATTGCTTATTTGGATATTGTTCGCGAAATAAAAAATACTGTACATGTTCCTGTAACTGTTTATCAGGTTTCTGGAGAATATGCTATGATTAAAGCGGCATCTGAAAGAGGCTGGCTGGATCACGACAAAATTATGATGGAACAGTTAATGTGCATCAAACGTTCGGGCGCTAATCTTATTTCGACATACTTCGCAAAAGAAGTCGCAATTTTATTAAACAAATAA
- a CDS encoding DUF4421 family protein, with amino-acid sequence MILKLIYATFFISIFGCFAQKDSLQNPYFKSYNDKITASIYYLDTSNSFQIASDNTDPKTYVNLIPNRREQIGFTLNYKIIDITIGFAPKFLSQNKGDSHSKNFNFNTRFYLKKWMQSFTFINQKGFYISDDNITAQLPNMRTTKIGGSTAYVFNDKFSFKTLVSQNEWQTKSSGSFIPTFSFYYTNLDLNTPDSSPGDIYVITLAPSYFYNFVISDRVLIGAGLALGAGINIIDGDTSALYQADFNLKLAYNKDRFFGFASLNTIGFAQDDKVDPRLNDNISTLKLSVGYRFDPPKKVKEVYDKVNEKIGL; translated from the coding sequence ATGATCTTGAAACTGATTTACGCCACATTCTTTATCAGCATTTTTGGGTGTTTTGCCCAAAAAGATTCCCTGCAAAATCCGTATTTTAAATCATATAATGATAAAATTACTGCTAGTATTTATTATCTAGATACTTCCAATAGTTTTCAGATTGCTTCAGATAATACCGATCCGAAAACATATGTAAATCTAATTCCGAATCGAAGAGAACAAATCGGTTTTACTTTAAATTATAAAATCATTGATATCACAATTGGTTTTGCTCCCAAATTTCTAAGTCAGAATAAGGGCGATTCTCATTCGAAGAATTTTAATTTCAATACCCGTTTTTACTTAAAAAAATGGATGCAGTCGTTTACTTTTATCAATCAGAAAGGATTTTATATTAGTGATGACAACATTACAGCACAATTGCCCAATATGCGTACCACAAAAATTGGCGGGTCGACTGCTTATGTTTTTAATGATAAATTCTCTTTTAAAACATTGGTAAGCCAAAATGAATGGCAGACCAAAAGCTCTGGAAGTTTTATTCCGACTTTCTCTTTTTATTACACCAATTTAGATTTAAATACTCCCGATTCGTCACCTGGCGATATTTATGTTATAACGCTTGCGCCCTCCTATTTTTACAATTTCGTAATTAGTGATCGGGTCTTAATAGGTGCTGGACTCGCTTTGGGTGCCGGAATTAATATTATTGACGGCGACACCTCTGCTTTATATCAAGCAGATTTCAATTTGAAATTGGCTTATAACAAAGATCGTTTTTTTGGTTTTGCCAGTCTTAACACAATTGGTTTTGCGCAAGATGACAAAGTCGATCCGCGATTGAATGACAATATTTCTACTCTAAAACTGTCTGTTGGGTATCGATTTGATCCTCCTAAAAAAGTAAAAGAAGTTTACGATAAGGTGAATGAAAAAATAGGTCTTTGA
- the tnpA gene encoding IS200/IS605 family transposase — MADTYSQLYIQIVFAVKGRQNLISKNWKNEIYKYITGIITNQKQKLIAINGMPDHIHILVGIKPNVSISDLVRDIKSSSSKFINEQKWINGKFEWQTGFGAFSYGHSQLTPVINYIENQEEHHKTKTFKEEYIAFLKIFNIDFKNEYLFDDV; from the coding sequence ATGGCAGACACTTACTCTCAATTATATATTCAAATTGTTTTTGCTGTAAAAGGAAGGCAGAACTTAATTTCCAAAAATTGGAAAAATGAAATTTATAAATACATTACAGGAATTATTACCAATCAGAAACAAAAACTGATTGCAATAAACGGAATGCCAGATCATATTCATATCTTAGTTGGAATAAAACCAAATGTTTCAATATCGGATTTGGTACGAGACATTAAATCAAGTTCATCCAAATTCATAAATGAACAAAAATGGATAAACGGAAAATTCGAATGGCAGACTGGTTTTGGTGCTTTTTCGTATGGTCATTCACAATTAACACCTGTAATAAATTATATTGAAAACCAAGAAGAGCATCATAAAACCAAAACGTTCAAAGAAGAATATATCGCATTTCTAAAAATATTTAATATTGATTTTAAAAATGAATATCTGTTTGATGATGTTTAA
- the hemF gene encoding oxygen-dependent coproporphyrinogen oxidase: MKDKFYAYIQNLQDQICAGLEAVDGTTKFREDLWKRPEGGGGRTRVIENGAVFEKGGVNISAVHGKLPETMQKMFGVGEADFFACGLSLVLHPKNPMVPTVHANWRYFEMYDESGKVIEQWFGGGQDLTPYYLFEEDAIHFHQTCKTACDKHNPEFYPKYKKQCDSYFWNAHRNEARGLGGLFFDYCKANEQMSMENWYDFVTEVGNSFLEAYVPIVERRKNLSYTPEQRTWQEIRRGRYVEFNLVHDKGTLFGLKTNGRIESILMSLPPHVQWVYDHHPEVGSEEEKLIHVLANPREWVS, from the coding sequence ATGAAAGACAAATTTTACGCATACATACAAAACTTACAAGACCAGATTTGCGCTGGATTAGAAGCCGTTGATGGAACAACAAAATTCCGTGAAGACTTATGGAAACGTCCAGAAGGTGGTGGCGGAAGAACTCGCGTTATTGAAAACGGAGCTGTTTTCGAAAAAGGTGGCGTAAACATTTCGGCCGTTCACGGAAAACTTCCTGAAACAATGCAGAAAATGTTTGGTGTTGGCGAAGCAGATTTCTTTGCCTGCGGATTAAGTTTAGTACTGCATCCAAAAAACCCTATGGTTCCTACCGTACACGCTAATTGGCGATATTTCGAAATGTATGATGAATCTGGAAAAGTAATCGAACAATGGTTTGGTGGCGGACAAGATTTAACGCCTTATTATTTGTTTGAAGAAGATGCAATTCACTTTCATCAAACTTGTAAAACAGCTTGCGATAAACACAACCCAGAGTTTTATCCTAAATATAAAAAACAATGTGATTCGTATTTCTGGAACGCACACCGAAATGAAGCCCGTGGACTTGGCGGTTTGTTCTTTGATTATTGCAAAGCAAATGAGCAAATGTCAATGGAAAACTGGTACGATTTTGTAACCGAAGTGGGAAATAGTTTCCTTGAAGCTTATGTTCCAATTGTAGAAAGAAGAAAAAACCTTTCTTATACTCCAGAGCAAAGAACCTGGCAAGAAATCCGTCGTGGCCGTTATGTTGAATTCAATCTTGTTCATGATAAAGGAACGCTATTCGGTTTAAAAACCAATGGAAGAATCGAAAGTATTTTAATGAGTTTGCCTCCGCATGTTCAATGGGTTTACGATCATCATCCAGAAGTTGGAAGCGAAGAAGAAAAATTGATCCATGTATTGGCAAATCCTCGTGAGTGGGTTTCGTAG
- a CDS encoding GNAT family N-acetyltransferase, with protein sequence MLNKGLRDEEKIRIDNVLKTLRTLIFVPYPLDDLQKTEIENQLKEFALNIETLVDYSNEDLITLLMRLHLDWDQLEQFADILIEFSKTESYNFSEKALAVYQYIQQESKVFSFGINTKIASLKKQPHMSFIDWKTDRIENVLSEEFYKLIDKNKDHIGKTFPVTLANSDSPEKAENFISVNKNKERNSEGYYFFARDIKTNNLIGYLCVKTIDYRISKCELGYFIDEDFQGKGITSKMVSEALEFCFDELKMNKVFICTSEVNLASQRIALKHNFKQEGILRDEFRNGDGTLQNTVYFGLLKSEYIKS encoded by the coding sequence ATGCTAAATAAAGGCTTACGAGACGAAGAAAAAATAAGAATTGATAACGTTCTCAAAACGTTACGAACTCTTATTTTTGTGCCTTATCCGTTGGATGATTTACAAAAGACAGAAATTGAAAATCAACTAAAAGAATTCGCTTTAAACATTGAAACTTTAGTCGATTACTCAAATGAGGATTTAATCACATTATTAATGCGCCTTCATCTTGATTGGGATCAATTAGAACAATTTGCTGATATTTTAATTGAATTTTCTAAAACCGAAAGTTATAATTTTTCAGAAAAAGCATTAGCGGTTTATCAATATATTCAGCAAGAAAGCAAGGTTTTTTCTTTTGGAATAAATACTAAAATCGCATCTTTAAAAAAACAACCGCATATGAGTTTTATAGATTGGAAAACAGATCGAATTGAGAACGTTCTTTCTGAGGAGTTTTACAAACTAATCGACAAGAATAAAGATCATATAGGAAAAACATTTCCTGTAACACTAGCTAATTCTGACTCACCAGAAAAAGCAGAAAATTTTATCTCAGTTAATAAAAACAAGGAAAGAAATAGCGAAGGATATTATTTCTTCGCCCGAGACATCAAAACAAATAATCTAATTGGTTATTTATGTGTAAAAACTATCGATTATCGTATTTCAAAATGTGAATTAGGTTATTTTATCGATGAGGATTTTCAAGGAAAAGGAATTACTTCAAAAATGGTTTCAGAAGCACTTGAATTTTGTTTTGATGAATTAAAAATGAATAAAGTTTTCATTTGTACATCAGAAGTAAATTTAGCAAGTCAGCGAATCGCTCTAAAACATAATTTTAAACAAGAAGGAATTTTAAGGGACGAATTTAGAAATGGTGACGGCACTTTGCAAAACACCGTTTATTTTGGACTTCTTAAATCAGAATATATAAAATCATGA
- a CDS encoding uroporphyrinogen-III synthase produces MAKSVQILSTKILSPFHKQELMKYGVELLEADFIKTENKPFELKDLNESLIFTSQNAVHSVLSDPKSEELKKKNVYCVGLKTKNLLEENGFNVIAYTGYASDLAEIITLIYGNESYTFFSGNLRRDTLPDALKENGIKFNEIQVYETTLQPQKIKANPEAILFFSPSGVKSYLKHNTINKQICFCIGDTTAEALSKITKNIIIADQPTIDDVIEDVIHEYK; encoded by the coding sequence ATGGCAAAATCAGTTCAAATACTATCTACTAAAATATTATCTCCTTTTCATAAGCAAGAACTAATGAAATATGGCGTTGAATTACTTGAAGCCGATTTTATTAAAACAGAAAACAAACCTTTCGAATTAAAAGACCTCAACGAAAGTCTAATTTTTACAAGTCAAAATGCTGTTCATAGTGTTTTATCAGATCCAAAATCAGAAGAACTAAAAAAGAAAAATGTGTACTGCGTTGGACTTAAAACCAAAAATCTTTTAGAAGAAAACGGTTTTAATGTTATTGCCTACACCGGTTATGCATCAGATTTGGCCGAAATTATCACTTTGATTTATGGCAATGAAAGCTATACTTTTTTCAGTGGTAATTTAAGAAGAGACACTTTACCAGACGCTTTAAAAGAAAACGGTATTAAATTCAACGAAATTCAGGTTTACGAAACTACACTGCAACCTCAGAAAATAAAAGCAAATCCCGAAGCGATTTTGTTTTTTAGTCCGTCTGGAGTTAAAAGTTATCTGAAACACAATACCATAAATAAACAAATCTGTTTCTGCATTGGAGATACCACCGCAGAAGCTTTATCAAAAATAACAAAGAATATCATCATCGCAGATCAACCAACAATTGACGACGTGATCGAAGATGTAATTCACGAATACAAATAA
- the hemC gene encoding hydroxymethylbilane synthase, whose product MAEKTIRIGTRDSELALWQAHTVEKKLNDLGYKTSIVAVKSQGDIILDKPLYELGITGIFTKTLDIAMINGDIDIAVHSMKDVPTALPKGIVQGAVLPRANVLDILVHKGNPDFINPSTIATGSLRRQAQWFNKYPNHTVVDLRGNVNTRMQKLQDNDWDGAVFAAAGLERINLKPENFINLDWMIPAPAQGAMLVVAMENDNYTLDALSQLNDIETEICTHIERQFLRTLEGGCTAPIGALVTYNEDEDTLHFQGVLLSIDGKQKLEIDKTVDISEWKKLGFNSAQEILNNGGTELMQKIKESLKK is encoded by the coding sequence ATGGCTGAAAAAACAATCAGAATAGGAACGCGCGATAGCGAATTAGCACTTTGGCAAGCACATACTGTCGAGAAAAAGCTAAACGATTTAGGTTATAAAACTTCAATTGTGGCTGTTAAATCTCAAGGTGATATTATTCTGGACAAACCTCTTTATGAGTTAGGAATTACCGGAATTTTTACCAAAACGCTAGACATTGCCATGATCAATGGCGATATTGATATTGCAGTGCATTCTATGAAAGATGTTCCAACGGCTTTGCCAAAAGGTATCGTTCAAGGTGCAGTTTTACCAAGAGCCAATGTTTTGGATATTCTAGTACATAAAGGAAATCCTGATTTTATAAATCCAAGTACCATAGCGACCGGAAGTTTACGTCGTCAGGCACAATGGTTCAACAAATACCCAAATCATACAGTAGTTGATTTACGCGGAAACGTAAATACACGTATGCAAAAACTTCAAGACAATGATTGGGACGGAGCTGTTTTTGCCGCTGCAGGTTTAGAGCGAATCAACTTAAAACCAGAAAATTTTATCAATTTAGATTGGATGATTCCCGCGCCGGCACAAGGAGCAATGCTTGTTGTGGCAATGGAAAATGACAACTATACTTTGGATGCGCTTTCTCAATTAAATGATATTGAAACTGAAATCTGTACGCATATTGAACGTCAGTTTTTAAGAACTCTTGAAGGCGGATGTACAGCGCCAATTGGAGCTTTGGTTACATACAATGAAGATGAAGACACTTTGCATTTTCAAGGCGTTTTGCTTTCTATTGATGGAAAACAAAAATTGGAAATTGACAAAACGGTTGACATTTCAGAATGGAAAAAACTAGGTTTTAACTCTGCGCAAGAGATTTTGAATAATGGAGGAACGGAGTTAATGCAGAAAATCAAAGAATCTCTGAAGAAATAA